A portion of the Halalkalicoccus subterraneus genome contains these proteins:
- a CDS encoding translation initiation factor eIF-2B: protein MIDETVAEIEEMQTHSSSVVAVKAARALFELNDREYATVDEFVRDVERNSSVLRRANPSHASLFNVQRTITRDLNEADPDSVEEGKAALETAIEEMVERIEGGKKRAAAHTAELIEDGTTILTHDYSSTVNAAIERAVDGGVSVSVYVTEARPRMAGRKTARKLGEIDGVEPTLIVDSAAGTYLQECDFVLMGMDCLVSDTLYNRIGTYPIAATAADLDVPMYVTGSGAKLIDSGFAFENEYRPTSEVLLEPTEGFAIENPLYDATPVRLLDGIITDDGAMSF from the coding sequence ATGATCGACGAGACGGTCGCGGAGATCGAGGAGATGCAGACCCACAGCTCCTCGGTGGTGGCTGTCAAGGCCGCCCGTGCGCTCTTCGAATTGAACGACCGCGAGTACGCGACGGTCGATGAGTTCGTCCGCGACGTCGAGCGAAACAGCTCGGTGCTTCGGCGGGCGAACCCCTCACACGCCTCGCTCTTTAACGTCCAGCGGACGATCACCCGCGACCTCAACGAGGCCGACCCCGACAGCGTCGAGGAGGGCAAAGCCGCCCTCGAAACGGCCATTGAGGAGATGGTCGAGCGCATCGAGGGCGGGAAGAAACGTGCGGCCGCCCACACTGCCGAACTCATCGAGGACGGCACGACGATACTGACCCACGACTACTCCTCGACGGTGAACGCGGCGATCGAGCGGGCCGTCGACGGCGGCGTCTCGGTGTCGGTCTACGTCACCGAGGCCAGACCGCGAATGGCGGGTCGAAAGACCGCGCGGAAGCTCGGCGAGATCGACGGCGTCGAACCCACGCTGATCGTCGACAGCGCCGCGGGCACCTACCTACAGGAGTGCGATTTCGTGTTGATGGGAATGGACTGTCTGGTGAGCGATACGCTGTACAACCGTATCGGGACCTACCCCATCGCGGCGACCGCCGCCGACCTCGACGTTCCCATGTACGTCACCGGTTCGGGGGCGAAGCTCATCGACAGCGGCTTCGCCTTCGAGAACGAGTACCGCCCCACGAGCGAGGTGCTGTTGGAGCCGACCGAAGGCTTCGCGATCGAGAACCCGCTATACGACGCGACGCCCGTCCGACTGCTCGATGGAATCATCACCGACGACGGCGCGATGTCCTTCTGA